From a single Adhaeribacter swui genomic region:
- a CDS encoding DUF3109 family protein — MIVLQHTVVSDDLKDKFFVCNLEKCKGACCVEGDLGAPLEDDELAILQENYDIIKPYLSPEGQQAIAEQGLYIKDWEGDFSTTTIGNRECAYAIYDENLTLKCGIEQAYLDGKINWRKPISCHLYPIRITKYDGFEALNYDKWQICNAACSFGQDLGVRVYQFLKEPLIRKYGQEWYNELEDLVAEEEQIFKK; from the coding sequence ATGATAGTGCTGCAACATACCGTCGTGAGCGACGATTTAAAAGATAAATTTTTTGTTTGTAACCTCGAAAAATGCAAAGGTGCCTGCTGCGTAGAAGGCGATTTAGGTGCTCCGCTAGAGGATGATGAACTAGCGATTTTACAGGAAAATTACGATATTATTAAACCTTACCTTTCGCCGGAAGGCCAGCAAGCCATTGCGGAACAAGGGTTGTACATTAAAGATTGGGAAGGTGATTTTTCTACTACCACCATTGGCAACCGCGAATGCGCTTACGCCATTTACGACGAGAACCTAACTTTAAAATGCGGCATAGAGCAAGCCTACCTGGATGGTAAAATTAACTGGCGCAAGCCCATTTCGTGCCATTTGTACCCCATCCGGATTACCAAATACGATGGGTTTGAAGCTTTAAACTACGATAAATGGCAAATTTGCAATGCCGCTTGTAGCTTTGGTCAGGATTTAGGGGTGCGGGTTTATCAATTTTTAAAAGAGCCGTTAATTCGTAAATATGGCCAAGAGTGGTATAATGAACTGGAAGACTTAGTGGCGGAAGAAGAGCAAATTTTTAAAAAATAA
- the tsaD gene encoding tRNA (adenosine(37)-N6)-threonylcarbamoyltransferase complex transferase subunit TsaD, producing MSPTILAIESSCDDTSAAVISGGKVLANIVATQEVHKQYGGVVPELASRAHQQNIVPVVTQALLTAKITKNDLDAVAFTRGPGLLGALLVGSSFAKAFALGLQLTLIEVNHMQAHILAHFIDEPKPQFPFLCLTVSGGHTQIVLVKDYLQMQVLGQTTDDAVGEAFDKSAKLLGLPYPGGPLLDRTAATGNPDRFTFPIVSMPGYDYSFSGIKTSILYFLRENTTKNPNFIAENLPDICASIQNALIKTLLNKLILAAKETGIRQIAIAGGVSANSGLRKALTEAATKYNWQVYIPDFQYCTDNAAMIAIAAHYKFLQGEFTDQYASPDPRYKL from the coding sequence ATGAGTCCAACAATTTTAGCAATAGAGTCATCCTGCGACGATACTTCCGCCGCGGTTATTAGCGGAGGCAAGGTATTAGCCAACATCGTAGCTACCCAGGAGGTTCATAAACAATACGGCGGCGTGGTTCCGGAATTAGCCTCAAGGGCCCATCAGCAAAATATTGTTCCGGTGGTAACGCAAGCCTTACTTACGGCAAAGATAACAAAAAACGACTTAGATGCGGTAGCCTTTACCCGCGGCCCGGGATTGTTAGGTGCCTTGCTAGTAGGCAGTTCTTTTGCCAAAGCTTTTGCCCTGGGTTTACAGTTGACATTAATCGAAGTAAACCACATGCAAGCGCATATTCTAGCGCATTTTATCGATGAACCAAAGCCGCAGTTTCCTTTTTTATGTTTAACCGTAAGTGGCGGCCATACCCAAATTGTATTGGTAAAAGATTATTTGCAGATGCAGGTTTTAGGCCAAACCACCGATGATGCCGTGGGCGAAGCTTTCGACAAATCCGCGAAATTACTGGGATTACCTTATCCGGGTGGTCCATTACTTGACCGAACCGCTGCTACAGGTAACCCGGATCGTTTTACCTTTCCCATTGTGAGTATGCCCGGTTACGATTATTCTTTTAGCGGCATTAAAACCTCTATCTTGTATTTCCTCCGGGAAAATACAACGAAAAACCCCAATTTTATTGCCGAAAACTTACCGGATATTTGCGCCAGCATTCAAAATGCTTTAATTAAAACTTTACTGAATAAATTAATATTGGCCGCCAAAGAAACGGGTATTCGCCAGATTGCCATTGCTGGTGGCGTTTCGGCTAATTCGGGTTTACGAAAAGCACTTACAGAAGCTGCTACTAAATATAATTGGCAGGTATACATTCCGGATTTCCAATACTGCACTGATAATGCCGCTATGATTGCCATAGCCGCGCACTATAAATTTTTACAAGGTGAATTCACGGACCAATACGCCAGCCCGGATCCCCGGTATAAGTTATAA
- a CDS encoding YfiT family bacillithiol transferase, with protein sequence MATLNIEALRYPIGKFVPKPDLSPDDLKEYITEISHLPALLRKAVKDLGEAELETPYRPGGWTIRQTVNHVADSHINSYTRFRLALTEDKPVIKPYEEQLWAELEDGKHAPVDISLLLLEALHLRWVMLLESLTPDQWQRSFVHPQSGETTLATAVGIYAWHGKHHVAHITELRKRNFDR encoded by the coding sequence ATGGCAACTTTAAACATCGAAGCGCTGCGTTATCCCATTGGTAAATTTGTTCCTAAACCGGATCTATCGCCAGACGACCTAAAAGAATATATTACCGAAATCAGCCATTTGCCCGCTCTGTTGCGCAAGGCCGTAAAAGATTTAGGGGAAGCTGAATTGGAAACCCCTTACCGCCCTGGCGGCTGGACCATTCGCCAAACGGTGAACCACGTAGCCGATAGTCACATTAATAGCTACACCCGTTTTCGATTAGCCCTTACGGAAGACAAACCCGTAATAAAACCCTACGAAGAACAACTCTGGGCCGAGTTAGAAGATGGCAAACACGCACCCGTAGATATTTCTTTATTGCTGTTGGAAGCCTTGCATCTGCGTTGGGTTATGCTTCTAGAGTCGTTAACCCCCGACCAATGGCAACGCAGCTTTGTGCATCCGCAATCCGGCGAAACTACTTTGGCCACCGCTGTTGGGATATATGCCTGGCATGGCAAGCACCACGTAGCGCACATTACTGAATTAAGAAAAAGAAATTTCGACCGCTAG